A region of the Longimicrobium sp. genome:
ACGTGATGAGCGACGAACCCGTCTGCGGCGTCTACTCGCCCGGGCAGCTCCGGCCCGATGCGGCAGAGGCGAAGCGCTGCCGCTCCGGCGCGCTGGTGACGCTGGCGCTCGGCGCCTCGCTCCTCGCCGCGCGCGCGGATGCGCAGACGGCGGTGGCGCCCGCGCCCGAGCTGGTGCAGCTTCCGGCGGACGCCGCGGCGCGGCCCGGCGACGCATCGCAGCCGTCGCACGCGCCGGGCGCCGCCGCGGCGGAAGACACCGTGCTCTACGGCACCGTGCGGACGAAAGACGGAACTCCGCTCCCGGGGGCGGCGGTGATGGTCGTCGGAACCGCGGCTCGGGCGGTCACGGACAGCGCGGGTGGGTTCGCCGTCCGGGTGCCCCGGGAGCATGGGGGGAAGATCGAGCTTCGCGTCGGGCGGCTTGGCTACGTGACGCGGACCGTCTTCGTTTCCGCGGCCGGAAACCGGGCCGGCGTCGGAGTGCTGCTCGAGCCCTCCGCCATCATGCTGGCCGGGTTGGTCGCAAGCGCCGATGGGCGCGGGGCCGTGGAAGACCGCGCGGCGCGGCGGGAGGGCTTTTCGGTGGCTCGGATCGAGGTGTCCGGCCCGTGATCCATTACTTCGCTAACGTCTCCTTCATCGATCTCTCCCACACCGGGTGACGCCCATGGAAGCCGACATCTCCCACCTGCGGTTCTGCGACGAAGATTGGGGCGGGATGGAGCCGCTCGGGCCGGACCGCCGCCTGTGCGCCCGATGCTCGCGCCCGGTGGTGGACATGCGCCACCTCACGCTCGACGAGATCACGGAGATCCACCTGTGGAGCGAGGAGCGGGTCTGCGGCTTCTACGCGCCCGAGCACTTCGCGCCGGCGGCATCCTCACCGCCGAGGCGCGGCCGCCCGGGGCTGGTGACGCTGGCGCTGGGCGCGTCGCTCCTGGCTGCGCGCGCGGAGGCCCAGCCCGCCGCGCCCGCCGCCCGCGAGCACGTGCAGCTCCCGCCCGGCGCCGCGGCGAAGCCCGGCGATGCGCCGCACGCCGCCGAGCCGGACGGTGCGGCTCGAGCCGACACGCTGATCCACGGCAGGGTCCGCGCGGCCGACGGAACCCCGGTCGTCGCCGCCACCGTCGCCGCGGAGGTGCACGGCGCGGCGATCCGCGCGGTCACGGACACCGCCGGCCGGTTCGTTCTGCGCATCCCGCCGAACGCCGATCGCGAGCTGACGCTGCGTGTCTACAGGATCGGATTCGAGCCCACGACGCTCTCCATCGAAACCACCGGGCGCCAGATCGAGATCCACGTCAGCCTTGCGGCCAGCGCAACCATCGGCCTG
Encoded here:
- a CDS encoding carboxypeptidase-like regulatory domain-containing protein, giving the protein MKTPLSSLQPCGERWDAMERLGDGRRVCRRCERPVTDLRGMSVDEITFVHVMSDEPVCGVYSPGQLRPDAAEAKRCRSGALVTLALGASLLAARADAQTAVAPAPELVQLPADAAARPGDASQPSHAPGAAAAEDTVLYGTVRTKDGTPLPGAAVMVVGTAARAVTDSAGGFAVRVPREHGGKIELRVGRLGYVTRTVFVSAAGNRAGVGVLLEPSAIMLAGLVASADGRGAVEDRAARREGFSVARIEVSGP
- a CDS encoding carboxypeptidase regulatory-like domain-containing protein; this encodes MEADISHLRFCDEDWGGMEPLGPDRRLCARCSRPVVDMRHLTLDEITEIHLWSEERVCGFYAPEHFAPAASSPPRRGRPGLVTLALGASLLAARAEAQPAAPAAREHVQLPPGAAAKPGDAPHAAEPDGAARADTLIHGRVRAADGTPVVAATVAAEVHGAAIRAVTDTAGRFVLRIPPNADRELTLRVYRIGFEPTTLSIETTGRQIEIHVSLAASATIGLGSIVAVGPVETARRREGFSVARLTVSNP